Proteins from a single region of Penaeus monodon isolate SGIC_2016 chromosome 12, NSTDA_Pmon_1, whole genome shotgun sequence:
- the LOC119579435 gene encoding compound eye opsin BCRH1-like: MVFANASGPHAEAYTAQVVFGYPEGVTVVDLVPENIRHMIHPHWNNYPPVNPMWHYVLGCIYIILGCLSFFGNGLVILLYLKNKFLRTPSNQLVLNLAISDFLMLMTQFPFFTYNCFSGGVWMFSETFCEIYAFFGAITGIASIWTLSFISYDRYNVIVKGVSGTPLTSGRATLFVLFAWIYAIGWSLPPFFGWGKYIPEGILDSCSFDYLTRDDNLRSYAISIFVFDFCVPLFTIVFSYISIVKAIFAHEAAMREQAKKMNVSNLRSNQDAQTQSAEVRIAKVACTNVALWVVCWTPYAAIVVQGLFFNQSPITPLVTMLPALLAKSSACYNPIVYAINHPKFRLALQKQMPWFCIHENTETSSSKSDTKSVESKEEKEEA; encoded by the exons ATGGTGTTCGCCAACGCTTCCGGCCCTCACGCAGAGGCCTACACCGCTCAGGTTGTCTTCGGCTACCCTGAGGGTGTCACCGTGGTGGACCTGGTGCCAGAGAACATCCGGCACATGATCCACCCTCACTGGAACAACTACCCTCCGGTCAACCCCATGTGGCACTATGTGCTTGGTTGCATCTACATCATCCTGGGCTGTCTCTCATTCTTTG GCAATGGGCTGGTGATCCTGCTTTACCTGAAGAACAAGTTCCTGCGAACGCCATCCAATCAGCTGGTCCTCAACCTGGCCATCAGCGACTTCCTCATGCTGATGACCCAGTTCCCCTTCTTCACCTACAACTGCTTCAGCGGAGGAGTGTGGATGTTCAGCGAGACCTTCTGTGAGATCTACGCATTCTTCG GAGCTATCACTGGTATCGCATCCATCTGGACGCTGTCCTTCATCTCCTATGACCGATACAACGTGATCGTGAAGGGCGTGAGTGGAACGCCCTTGACCTCTGGAAGGGCCACCCTCTTCGTCCTCTTTGCCTGGATCTACGCCATCGGATGGTCGCTGCCACCCTTCTTCGGCTGGGGAAAGTACATTCCTGAGG GTATCCTGGATTCCTGCTCCTTCGATTACCTCACCCGCGATGACAACCTCCGATCTTACGCAATCAGCATCTTCGTCTTCGACTTCTGCGTGCCTCTCTTCACCATCGTCTTCTCTTACATTTCCATCGTGAAGGCTATCTTCGCCCACGAGGCCGCCATGAGGGAGCAGGCCAAGAAGATGAACGTGTCCAACCTCAGGTCAAACCAG GATGCCCAGACGCAGTCCGCTGAGGTGCGCATCGCCAAGGTCGCCTGCACCAACGTGGCTCTGTGGGTTGTCTGCTGGACGCCCTACGCCGCTATCGTCGTCCAG GGATTGTTCTTCAACCAGAGCCCCATCACGCCTCTCGTGACCATGCTGCCCGCCCTTCTGGCAAAGTCTTCCGCCTGCTACAACCCCATCGTCTACGCCATCAACCATCCTAAATTCAGATTG GCCCTCCAGAAGCAGATGCCTTGGTTCTGCATTCACGAGAACACCGAGACCTCCTCCTCCAAGTCCGACACCAAGTCCGTCGAgtcgaaggaggagaaggaagaggcttAA
- the LOC119579434 gene encoding compound eye opsin BCRH1-like: MVFANASGPHAEAYTAQVVFGYPEGVTVVDLVPENIRHMIHPHWNNYPPVNPMWHYVLGCIYIILGCLSFFGNGLVILLYLKNKFLRTPSNQLVLNLAISDFLMLMTQFPFFTYNCFSGGVWMFSETFCEIYAFFGAITGIASIWTLSFISYDRYNVIVKGVSGTPLTSGRATLFVLFSWIYAIAWSLPPFFGWGKYIPEGILDSCSFDYLTRDDNLRSYGISIFVFDFCVPLFTIVFSYISIVKAIFAHEAAMREQAKKMNVSNLRSNQDAQTQSAEVRIAKVACTNVALWVVCWTPYAAIVVQGLFFNQSPITPLVTMLPALLAKSSACYNPIVYAINHPKFRMALQKQMPWFCIHENTETSSSKSDTKSIETKEAKEDA; this comes from the exons ATGGTGTTCGCCAACGCTTCCGGCCCTCACGCAGAGGCCTACACCGCTCAGGTTGTCTTCGGCTACCCTGAGGGTGTCACCGTGGTGGACCTGGTGCCAGAGAACATCCGGCACATGATCCACCCTCACTGGAACAACTACCCTCCGGTCAACCCCATGTGGCACTATGTGCTTGGTTGCATCTACATCATCCTGGGCTGTCTCTCATTCTTTG GCAATGGGCTGGTGATCCTGCTTTACCTGAAGAACAAGTTCCTGCGAACGCCATCCAATCAGCTGGTCCTCAACCTGGCCATCAGCGACTTCCTCATGCTAATGACCCAGTTCCCCTTCTTCACCTACAACTGTTTCAGCGGAGGAGTGTGGATGTTCAGCGAGACCTTCTGTGAGATCTACGCCTTCTTCG GAGCTATCACTGGTATCGCATCCATCTGGACGCTGTCCTTCATCTCCTATGACCGATACAACGTGATCGTGAAGGGCGTGAGTGGAACGCCCTTGACCTCTGGAAGAGCCACCCTTTTCGTCCTCTTCTCCTGGATCTACGCCATCGCATGGTCGCTGCCACCCTTCTTCGGCTGGGGAAAGTACATTCCTGAGG GTATCCTGGATTCCTGCTCCTTCGATTATCTCACCCGCGATGACAACCTCCGATCCTACGGAATCAGCATCTTCGTCTTCGACTTCTGCGTGCCTCTCTTCACCATCGTCTTCTCTTACATTTCCATCGTGAAGGCCATCTTCGCCCACGAGGCCGCCATGAGGGAACAGGCCAAGAAGATGAACGTGTCCAACCTCAGGTCAAACCAG GATGCCCAGACGCAGTCCGCTGAGGTGCGCATCGCCAAGGTCGCCTGCACCAACGTGGCTCTGTGGGTTGTCTGTTGGACGCCCTACGCCGCTATCGTCGTCCAG GGATTGTTCTTCAACCAGAGCCCCATCACGCCTCTCGTGACCATGCTTCCCGCCCTTCTGGCAAAGTCTTCCGCCTGCTACAACCCCATCGTCTACGCCATCAACCATCCCAAGTTCAGAATG GCCCTCCAGAAGCAGATGCCTTGGTTCTGCATTCACGAGAACACCGAGACTTCCTCCTCCAAGTCCGACACCAAGTCCATTGAGACGAAAGAAGCCAAGGAGGACGCCTAA
- the LOC119579436 gene encoding uncharacterized protein LOC119579436 — protein sequence MADDSDFHFFVLTPSDFDDVTNLLAREFFTREPLTQGTRATNVQTKKGRVADDVRMCLESGVSVGVRHRPTGELVGVRISFIKSRVGSSPATQPANELAALYRVYDEVMKAVDVFEDQDVDKVLSMYMVGVHRDFGGRGLGRKLVEFCMKVGVENGCQLSVTCITNKLSGKIFEKLGYEVRHCLDLTSLGPDWGVDTSLMNGNTTVRVMTKRLP from the exons ATGGCTGATGACAGTGACTTCCATTTCTTCGTGTTGACGCCCAGTGACTTTGACGACGTGACGAACCTTCTCGCCAGAGAATTCTTCACTAGGGAACCGCTG ACCCAGGGGACGCGCGCCACCAATGTCCAGACCAAGAAGGGCAGAGTCGCAGATGACGTCAGAATGTGTCTTGAGTCGGGCGTGTCTGTGGGCGTGCGACACCGACCCACGGGCGAGCTGGTGGGCGTGAGAATCAGCTTTATAAAATCACGGGTGGGATCTTCGCCGGCCACTCAACCAGCGAATGAACtg GCAGCGTTGTACCGCGTTTACGACGAAGTCATGAAGGCAGTTGATGTCTTTGAGGACCAAGACGTGGACAAAGTGTTATCTATGTATATGGTTGGCGTTCACAGAGACTTCGGAGGCCGTGGTCTTGGCAGGAAACTAGTGGAG TTCTGTATGAAGGTAGGGGTAGAAAACGGATGCCAGTTATCTGTAACGTGCATCACCAACAAGCTGTCAGGAAAGATCTTCGAAAAGCTAGGTTACGAGGTGCGTCACTGCCTTGACCTGACCTCCCTCGGGCCGGACTGGGGCGTCGACACCTCGCTCATGAACGGGAATACCACCGTCAGGGTCATGACCAAGCGGCtgccatga